Proteins encoded within one genomic window of Pongo pygmaeus isolate AG05252 chromosome 6, NHGRI_mPonPyg2-v2.0_pri, whole genome shotgun sequence:
- the MACC1 gene encoding metastasis-associated in colon cancer protein 1, translated as MLITERKYFWSGRIAQSRSEANLVDMEAGKLSKSCNITECQDPDLLHNWPDAFTLHGNNASKVTNPFWNQLSASNPFLDDITQLRNNRKRNNISILKEDPLLFFREIENGNSFDSSGDELDVHQLLRQSSSRKSGRSKSVSELLDILDDTAHAHQSIHNSDQILLHDLEWLKNDREAYKMAWLSQRQLARSCLDLNTISQSPGWAQTQLAEVTIACKVNHQGGSVQLPESDITVHVPQGHVAVGEFQEVSLRAFLDPPHMLNHDLSCTVSPLLEIMLGNLNTMEALLLEMKIGAEVRKDPFSQVMTEMVCLHSLGKEGPFKILSNCYIYKDTIQVKLIDLSQVMYLVVAAQAKALQSPAATIWDYIHKTTSIGIYGPKYIHPSFTVVLTVCGHNYMPGQLTISDIKKCGKNISPVVFQLWGKQSFLLDKPQDLSISIFSCDPDFEVKTEGERKEIKQKQLEAGEVVHQQFLFSLVEHREMHLFDFCVQVELPNGEPVAQFCITTPDPTPNLKRLSNLPGYLQKKEEIKSAPLSPKILVKYPTFQDKTLNFTNYGVTLKAVLRQSKIDYFLEYFKGDTIALLGEGKVKVIGQSKVKEWYVGVLRGKIGLVHCKNVKVISKEQVMFMSDSVFTTRNLLEQIVLPLKKLTYIYSVVLTLVSEKVYDWKVLADVLGYSHLSVEDFDQIHADKESEKVSYVIKKLKEDCHTERNTRKFLYELIVALLKMDCQALVARLIREAAVLTSAVKLGKGWRELAEKLVRLTKQQMEAYEIPHRGNTGDVAVEMMWKPAYDFLYTWSAHYGNNYRDVLQDLQSALDRMKNPVTKHWRELTGVLILVNSLEVLRVTAFSTSEEV; from the exons ATGCTAatcactgaaagaaaatatttttggtcaGGAAGAATTGCACAAAGTAGGTCTGAAGCAAATTTGGTTGACATGGAAGCTGGAAAACTCTCAAAAAGTTGCAATATTACAG AATGCCAGGACCCAGACTTGCTTCACAATTGGCCAGATGCTTTCACCCTTCATGGTAATAATGCTTCCAAAGTTACAAATCCATTCTGGAATCAACTGTCTGCTTCTAACCCATTTTTGGATGACATAACTCAACTAAGAAATAATAGGAAGAGAAATAATATTTCCATCTTAAAGGAAgatcctcttcttttctttagagaaatagaaaatggaaattcTTTTGATTCCTCCGGTGATGAACTTGATGTGCATCAGTTACTTAGGCAGTCTTCCTCAAGAAAATCTGGAAGATCtaaaagtgtttcagaacttctggACATTTTAGACGACACAGCACATGCCCATCAGAGTATACATAACTCTGACCAGATCCTACTACACGACTTAGAGTGGCTTAAAAATGATCGAGAGGCTTATAAAATGGCTTGGTTAAGTCAACGCCAGCTGGCCCGCTCCTGTCTTGACTTGAATACAATTAGTCAGAGCCCTGGATGGGCCCAGACACAACTTGCTGAGGTCACCATAGCTTGCAAAGTAAACCATCAAGGAGGGTCAGTACAATTACCTGAATCAGACATCACTGTTCATGTGCCCCAAGGTCATGTGGCTGTGGGGGAATTCCAAGAGGTGTCTCTAAGGGCTTTCCTTGATCCACCACACATGCTTAACCATGATCTTTCATGCACTGTGAGCCCGTTGTTGGAAATCATGTTAGGCAACCTCAATACAATGGAAGCCCTTTTGCTGGAGATGAAAATTGGGGCTGAAGTAAGAAAGGATCCTTTCAGCCAAGTCATGACAGAAATGGTATGTTTACACAGCTTGGGTAAAGAAggcccttttaaaattttaagcaacTGCTACATTTATAAAGACACCATCCAAGTCAAGCTAATTGACTTGAGTCAGGTAATGTATCTAGTGGTTGCTGCACAAGCTAAAGCTCTTCAGTCACCAGCTGCCACCATTTGGGATTATATCCACAAAACCACCTCAATTGGAATTTATGGACCCAAATATATCCATCCCAGTTTTACTGTTGTTTTAACAGTTTGTGGACATAATTATATGCCAGGACAGCTTACAATTTCTGATATTAAGAAGTGTGGAAAAAACATATCTCCAGTTGTGTTTCAGCTCTGGGGGAAACAGTCATTTTTACTTGACAAGCCACAAGATTtaagtatttctattttttcctgtgaTCCTGATTTTGAAGTAAagacagaaggagaaaggaaagaaattaaacaaaagcaGTTGGAAGCAGGTGAAGTAGTTCatcaacaatttttattttctttagttgaGCACAGAGAGATGCACTTGTTTGATTTTTGTGTTCAGGTGGAGCTTCCCAATGGTGAACCAGTTGCACAGTTCTGTATCACTACTCCTGATCCAACCCCAAACCTAAAAAGACTCTCGAATCTGCCAGGCTATTTGCAGAAGAAGGAGGAAATCAAGTCTGCTCCTTTATCACCAAAAATTCTTGTTAAATATCCTACATTTCAAGATAAAACATTGAACTTTACCAACTATGGGGTAACCCTGAAGGCAGTGCTAAGACAAAGCAAGATTGATTACTTCCTTGAATATTTCAAAGGGGACACAATAGCTCTCCTCGGGGAAGGTAAGGTAAAAGTTATTGGTCAGTCCAAAGTGAAAGAATGGTATGTAGGAGTCCTCAGAGGTAAGATTGGACTTGTACACTGCAAAAATGTCAAGGTGATTTCAAAGGAGCAAGTAATGTTTATGTCAGATAGTGTCTTTACAACCAGAAATCTTCTTGAACAAATTgtcctgcctttaaaaaaattgacttaTATCTACTCAGTTGTATTAACCTTGGTGTCAGAAAAAGTTTATGATTGGAAAGTTTTAGCTGATGTCCTGGGTTACTCACATCTATCCGTGGAAGATTTTGATCAAATTCACGCAGACAAagaatcagaaaaagtttcttaTGTTATAAAGAAGTTAAAGGAAGATTGCCACACAGAGAGAAATACAAGGAAGTTTCTATATGAACTTATTGTG GCTCTTCTGAAAATGGATTGCCAAGCATTAGTTGCACGTCTCATCCGAGAAGCTGCTGTTCTGACTTCAGCTGTCAAGCTTGGAAAAGGCTGGAGGGAACTAGCTGAAAAGTTAGTACGACTCACAAAGCAACAAATGGAGGCATATGAAATTCCTCATCGAGGAAACACTGGAGATGTTGCTGTTGAG